A single genomic interval of Rhododendron vialii isolate Sample 1 chromosome 3a, ASM3025357v1 harbors:
- the LOC131319229 gene encoding putative calcium-transporting ATPase 11, plasma membrane-type isoform X1, translating into MDSLLKDFDIPAKNPSEEAQRRWRSAVSIVRNRRRRFRMVADLVKRSAAKTKILKTQEQFRVLLYVQKAAFKFLDAAGPGDVELSEEARAEGFRISPNELARFVRSHDVKALEFVGGVEGVAAKVKVSLDEGVKSSDISTRQKVYGFNKYTEKPSRSFWLFVWDALQDITLIMLMVCAVVSLGVGLPTEGWPEGMYDGVGIMISIFLVVIVTAVSDYKQSLQFKDLDKEKKKIMIHVTRDGYRQKVSIYDLVVGDVVHLSIGDQVPADGIFIFGYSLLIDESSLSGESEPVSVYKEKPFLLGGTKVQDGSGMMLVTTVGMRTEWGKLMETLGEGGEDETPLQVKLNGVATIIGKIGLGFAIVTFLVLTIRYLVEKYFDNEITNWSSSDALKLLNYFSTAVTIIVVAVPEGLPLAVTLSLAFAMKKLMSEKALVRHLAACETMGSATCICTDKTGTLTTNHMVVDKVWICGKAKEVKHSEGGDTLHSDVSEKVLSILLQAIFQNTGSEVVKNKEGKKSVLGTPTESAILEYGLLLGGDFDAQRREFKILKIEPFNSVKKKMSVLVALPNGSLRAFCKGASEIILTMCDKIVDINGDSVPMSEEQPREITNVITSFACEALRTLCLAYKDIDDGFDGESIPDSGYTLVAVVGIKDPVRPGVRKAVETCLAAGITIRMVTGDNINTAKAIARECGILTEDGLAIEGPDFRSKSPEELKSIIPRIQVMGRSLPLDKHKLVTNLKSMFNEVVAVTGDGTNDAPALHESDIGLAMGIAGTEVAKENADVIILDDNFATIVNVAKWGRSVYINIQKFVQFQLTVNVVALMINFVSACITGSAPLTAVQLLWVNLIMDTLGALALATEPPNDGLMNRPPVGRGVGFISKTMWRNIIGQSIYQLVVLGVLNFDGKNILRLEGSDATEVLDTVIFNTFVFCQVFNEINSRDIEKINIFRGMFSSWIFVVVMVSTVAFQAIIVEFLGDFASTVPLSWQFWLLSIGLGAVSMPLAVVLKCIPVEKGTPSRTHHDGYESLPSGPGPERV; encoded by the exons GAACAATTTCGAGTTCTCCTTTATGTTCAAAAGGCAGCGTTCAAGTTTCTTGATG CTGCTGGTCCAGGTGATGTTGAACTATCGGAAGAAGCTAGAGCAGAAGGATTTAGAATCAGCCCAAATGAACTTGCACGGTTTGTTCGTAGCCATGACGTCAAGGCGTTGGAATTCGTTGGAGGAGTTGAGGGAGTTGCAGCAAAAGTCAAGGTCTCATTGGATGAAGGTGTTAAATCAAGTGACATATCCACCAGGCAAAAGGTCTATGGCTTCAACAAATATACAGAGAAACCTTCCAGAAGCTTCTGGCTGTTTGTATGGGATGCGCTGCAAGACATAACCCTTATAATGCTTATGGTTTGTGCGGTAGTTTCCCTAGGAGTGGGGCTTCCCACAGAAGGGTGGCCGGAGGGAATGTATGATGGTGTGGGAATCATGATCAGTATATTTCTGGTAGTTATTGTTACAGCAGTTAGTGACTATAAGCAATCCTTGCAATTTAAGGATTTAGataaggagaagaaaaagattATGATTCACGTCACCAGAGATGGGTATAGGCAGAAGGTCTCCATCTATGATTTGGTAGTAGGAGATGTGGTTCATCTATCCATAGGGGACCAGGTTCCGGCCGATGGGATATTTATATTCGGATACAGCTTGTTGATTGACGAATCAAGTTTATCTGGCGAGAGTGAGCCTGTAAGTGTTTACAAAGAGAAACCTTTTCTTCTCGGGGGAACCAAGGTGCAAGATGGGTCAGGGATGATGTTGGTGACTACAGTTGGTATGAGAACAGAATGGGGTAAGTTGATGGAGACTCTTGGTGAGGGGGGAGAAGATGAAACCCCACTTCAGGTGAAGCTAAATGGTGTTGCCACCATAATAGGTAAaattggtttgggttttgcCATTGTGACATTTTTGGTGCTGACCATAAGGTATCTTGTGGAGAAATATTTTGACAATGAAATCACAAATTGGTCTTCTAGTGATGCTCTCAAGCTTTTGAATTACTTCTCCACTGCCGTAACCATCATAGTTGTGGCGGTTCCGGAAGGACTACCGTTGGCAGTTACATTGAGTCTTGCCTTTGCAATGAAGAAATTAATGAGTGAAAAGGCACTTGTGAGGCATCTTGCAGCGTGTGAGACTATGGGGTCCGCTACTTGCATTTGCACAGATAAGACTGGAACGTTGACAACAAACCATATGGTGGTTGATAAGGTATGGATATGTGGAAAAGCAAAAGAAGTAAAACATAGTGAAGGTGGAGATACATTGCATTCGGATGTATCAGAAAAGGTTTTATCCATCCTCTTGCAAGCTATATTTCAAAATACAGGCTCTGAGgtggttaaaaataaagagggaaaaaaatccGTTTTGGGTACACCTACTGAATCAGCCATATTGGAATATGGGTTGCTTTtgggtggtgattttgatgctcAACGCCGGGAGTTTAAGATACTAAAAATTGAGCCTTTCAATTCTGTGAAGAAGAAGATGTCTGTGCTTGTGGCTCTTCCGAATGGCAGCCTCAGAGCATTTTGCAAAGGTGCATCTGAGATTATTTTAACAATGTGTGATAAAATTGTTGACATCAACGGAGACTCTGTTCCTATGTCGGAAGAACAGCCAAGGGAAATTACAAATGTCATAACCAGTTTTGCCTGTGAAGCTTTGAGAACTCTCTGCTTGGCGTATAAGGATATTGATGATGGTTTTGATGGAGAGAGTATCCCGGATAGTGGATATACGTTGGTAGCAGTTGTTGGAATCAAGGATCCAGTCCGCCCAGGTGTCAGGAAGGCAGTTGAAACGTGTTTGGCAGCTGGGATTACCATTCGGATGGTCACTGGTGATAATATCAATACGGCTAAAGCAATAGCTAGAGAATGTGGTATCCTCACTGAAGATGGTTTGGCAATAGAAGGACCGGATTTTCGTAGCAAATCTCCCGAGGAGTTGAAGAGTATAATACCAAGGATTCAG GTAATGGGTCGGTCATTGCCTTTAGACAAGCACAAGTTGGTAACCAATTTGAAGAGTATGTTTAATGAAGTGGTTGCAGTTACTGGTGATGGGACTAATGATGCTCCGGCTTTGCATGAGTCGGACATTGGACTTGCCATGGGCATAGCAGGAACTGAG GTTGCGAAAGAAAATGCTGATGTGATCATATTGGACGACAATTTTGCAACTATAGTAAATGTAGCCAAATGGGGTCGCTCAGTATACATCAATATTCAGAAGTTTGTGCAATTTCAGTTGACTGTCAATGTCGTTGCGCTGATGATCAATTTCGTTTCTGCATGCATCACAG GATCCGCTCCTCTTACGGCTGTGCAGTTGCTTTGGGTAAACCTAATCATGGACACTCTAGGTGCATTGGCACTGGCTACAGAACCACCAAATGATGGACTTATGAATCGACCTCCGGTAGGGAGGGGAGTTGGTTTCATTTCCAAGACTATGTGGAGAAATATAATTGGTCAGAGTATTTATCAGCTGGTTGTTCTAGGAGTTCTCAATTTTGATGGGAAGAATATTCTGAGACTTGAAGGGTCAGATGCTACTGAAGTTCTCGATACCGTCATATTCAACACCTTTGTGTTTTGCCAG GTGTTCAATGAGATAAACAGCCGTGACATTGAGAAAATCAACATATTCCGTGGGATGTTCAGCAGCTGGATATTCGTAGTGGTCATGGTTTCTACCGTGGCATTCCAGGCGATCATAGTCGAGTTCCTGGGCGACTTTGCAAGCACCGTGCCGTTGAGCTGGCAATTTTGGTTACTAAGCATTGGACTAGGAGCTGTGAGCATGCCCTTAGCAGTTGTTCTGAAGTGCATCCCTGTGGAGAAAGGCACTCCTAGTCGTACGCACCACGACGGCTACGAGTCCTTACCCAGTGGGCCTGGGCCTGAGAGGGTTTGA
- the LOC131319229 gene encoding putative calcium-transporting ATPase 11, plasma membrane-type isoform X2 — MDSLLKDFDIPAKNPSEEAQRRWRSAVSIVRNRRRRFRMVADLVKRSAAKTKILKTQEQFRVLLYVQKAAFKFLDAAGPGDVELSEEARAEGFRISPNELARFVRSHDVKALEFVGGVEGVAAKVKVSLDEGVKSSDISTRQKVYGFNKYTEKPSRSFWLFVWDALQDITLIMLMVCAVVSLGVGLPTEGWPEGMYDGVGIMISIFLVVIVTAVSDYKQSLQFKDLDKEKKKIMIHVTRDGYRQKVSIYDLVVGDVVHLSIGDQVPADGIFIFGYSLLIDESSLSGESEPVSVYKEKPFLLGGTKVQDGSGMMLVTTVGMRTEWGKLMETLGEGGEDETPLQVKLNGVATIIGKIGLGFAIVTFLVLTIRYLVEKYFDNEITNWSSSDALKLLNYFSTAVTIIVVAVPEGLPLAVTLSLAFAMKKLMSEKALVRHLAACETMGSATCICTDKTGTLTTNHMVVDKVWICGKAKEVKHSEGGDTLHSDVSEKVLSILLQAIFQNTGSEVVKNKEGKKSVLGTPTESAILEYGLLLGGDFDAQRREFKILKIEPFNSVKKKMSVLVALPNGSLRAFCKGASEIILTMCDKIVDINGDSVPMSEEQPREITNVITSFACEALRTLCLAYKDIDDGFDGESIPDSGYTLVAVVGIKDPVRPGVRKAVETCLAAGITIRMVTGDNINTAKAIARECGILTEDGLAIEGPDFRSKSPEELKSIIPRIQVMGRSLPLDKHKLVTNLKSMFNEVVAVTGDGTNDAPALHESDIGLAMGIAGTEVAKENADVIILDDNFATIVNVAKWGRSVYINIQKFVQFQLTVNVVALMINFVSACITVALGKPNHGHSRCIGTGYRTTK; from the exons GAACAATTTCGAGTTCTCCTTTATGTTCAAAAGGCAGCGTTCAAGTTTCTTGATG CTGCTGGTCCAGGTGATGTTGAACTATCGGAAGAAGCTAGAGCAGAAGGATTTAGAATCAGCCCAAATGAACTTGCACGGTTTGTTCGTAGCCATGACGTCAAGGCGTTGGAATTCGTTGGAGGAGTTGAGGGAGTTGCAGCAAAAGTCAAGGTCTCATTGGATGAAGGTGTTAAATCAAGTGACATATCCACCAGGCAAAAGGTCTATGGCTTCAACAAATATACAGAGAAACCTTCCAGAAGCTTCTGGCTGTTTGTATGGGATGCGCTGCAAGACATAACCCTTATAATGCTTATGGTTTGTGCGGTAGTTTCCCTAGGAGTGGGGCTTCCCACAGAAGGGTGGCCGGAGGGAATGTATGATGGTGTGGGAATCATGATCAGTATATTTCTGGTAGTTATTGTTACAGCAGTTAGTGACTATAAGCAATCCTTGCAATTTAAGGATTTAGataaggagaagaaaaagattATGATTCACGTCACCAGAGATGGGTATAGGCAGAAGGTCTCCATCTATGATTTGGTAGTAGGAGATGTGGTTCATCTATCCATAGGGGACCAGGTTCCGGCCGATGGGATATTTATATTCGGATACAGCTTGTTGATTGACGAATCAAGTTTATCTGGCGAGAGTGAGCCTGTAAGTGTTTACAAAGAGAAACCTTTTCTTCTCGGGGGAACCAAGGTGCAAGATGGGTCAGGGATGATGTTGGTGACTACAGTTGGTATGAGAACAGAATGGGGTAAGTTGATGGAGACTCTTGGTGAGGGGGGAGAAGATGAAACCCCACTTCAGGTGAAGCTAAATGGTGTTGCCACCATAATAGGTAAaattggtttgggttttgcCATTGTGACATTTTTGGTGCTGACCATAAGGTATCTTGTGGAGAAATATTTTGACAATGAAATCACAAATTGGTCTTCTAGTGATGCTCTCAAGCTTTTGAATTACTTCTCCACTGCCGTAACCATCATAGTTGTGGCGGTTCCGGAAGGACTACCGTTGGCAGTTACATTGAGTCTTGCCTTTGCAATGAAGAAATTAATGAGTGAAAAGGCACTTGTGAGGCATCTTGCAGCGTGTGAGACTATGGGGTCCGCTACTTGCATTTGCACAGATAAGACTGGAACGTTGACAACAAACCATATGGTGGTTGATAAGGTATGGATATGTGGAAAAGCAAAAGAAGTAAAACATAGTGAAGGTGGAGATACATTGCATTCGGATGTATCAGAAAAGGTTTTATCCATCCTCTTGCAAGCTATATTTCAAAATACAGGCTCTGAGgtggttaaaaataaagagggaaaaaaatccGTTTTGGGTACACCTACTGAATCAGCCATATTGGAATATGGGTTGCTTTtgggtggtgattttgatgctcAACGCCGGGAGTTTAAGATACTAAAAATTGAGCCTTTCAATTCTGTGAAGAAGAAGATGTCTGTGCTTGTGGCTCTTCCGAATGGCAGCCTCAGAGCATTTTGCAAAGGTGCATCTGAGATTATTTTAACAATGTGTGATAAAATTGTTGACATCAACGGAGACTCTGTTCCTATGTCGGAAGAACAGCCAAGGGAAATTACAAATGTCATAACCAGTTTTGCCTGTGAAGCTTTGAGAACTCTCTGCTTGGCGTATAAGGATATTGATGATGGTTTTGATGGAGAGAGTATCCCGGATAGTGGATATACGTTGGTAGCAGTTGTTGGAATCAAGGATCCAGTCCGCCCAGGTGTCAGGAAGGCAGTTGAAACGTGTTTGGCAGCTGGGATTACCATTCGGATGGTCACTGGTGATAATATCAATACGGCTAAAGCAATAGCTAGAGAATGTGGTATCCTCACTGAAGATGGTTTGGCAATAGAAGGACCGGATTTTCGTAGCAAATCTCCCGAGGAGTTGAAGAGTATAATACCAAGGATTCAG GTAATGGGTCGGTCATTGCCTTTAGACAAGCACAAGTTGGTAACCAATTTGAAGAGTATGTTTAATGAAGTGGTTGCAGTTACTGGTGATGGGACTAATGATGCTCCGGCTTTGCATGAGTCGGACATTGGACTTGCCATGGGCATAGCAGGAACTGAG GTTGCGAAAGAAAATGCTGATGTGATCATATTGGACGACAATTTTGCAACTATAGTAAATGTAGCCAAATGGGGTCGCTCAGTATACATCAATATTCAGAAGTTTGTGCAATTTCAGTTGACTGTCAATGTCGTTGCGCTGATGATCAATTTCGTTTCTGCATGCATCACAG TTGCTTTGGGTAAACCTAATCATGGACACTCTAGGTGCATTGGCACTGGCTACAGAACCACCAAATGA
- the LOC131319231 gene encoding uncharacterized protein LOC131319231 isoform X2 gives MDWAVWDQTLDQDALGSNFIGRAWQGDFYFGSGIDVIEENALNEKSCIQVLQLLISRANAEILELEEDLIILQSQLAWADESWSETCSAALNGKIDCLDISLRSLENADVHGEHDFGGCLLSHSEPAEKIHQILQPLLENYFHQEHEQTVNSVVSKDDLSLETENKDVAEKDKHALAIIKDLSSDTSGQETDESSEKKELAKFDLKVDGKDGLRKNNSGSEERSLVVKSTLKTAGKGRILPRTFEPSSASSLDASKQANSPKGKNSRIVSEVNGRKEVKGHSSTGQIIILKSSFRQNSAPTNNINNIEPPLSSFKLGKKRTKSPRKLNSPDVGVTNTEKKAVDSLLLFLKNKKEQKGKSKLAAIVGESNPNLSPRPQKQSKKREHQQKQKAKRVLDVDKEKKRKRQTSPGVEEAKKLKSLQISLAKSCANTTASTNAEDPSDTKCLFTCDSVTPRPCPEARVVLDLERLTLVDLKAIAKQQKIRGYSSLKKSKLTEELSLKLVRGGCT, from the exons ATGGATTGGGCTGTTTGGGATCAAACACTTGATCAAG ATGCACTAGGGAGCAATTTTATTGGACGTGCATGGCAGGGTGACTTTTACTTTGGTTCTGGGATTG ATGTGATTGAAGAAAATGCTTTGAATGAGAAATCTTGTATACAAGTGCTACAGCTTTTGATATCCCGTGCAAATGCTGAAATTCTTGAACTTGAAGAAGATTTGATTATCCTTCAAAGCCAACTAGCATGGGCGGATGAATCATGGTCTGAAACATGCTCTGCTGCTTTGAATGGAAAAATTGACTGTCTAGATATTTCACTTCGGAGCCTGGAGAATGCAGATGTACATGGTGAGCATGATTTTGGTGGTTGTTTACTATCCCACAGCGAACCGGCGGAGAAAATACATCAAATACTACAGCCTTTACTTGAGAATTACTTTCATCAGGAGCATGAGCAG ACTGTGAACAGTGTTGTTTCAAAGGACGATCTGTCTTTGGAAACTGAAAATAAGGATGTAGCAGAGAAGGACAAG CATGCACTCGCTATCATCAAGGATTTGAGCTCAGATACTTCAGGACAAGAAACTGATGAATCAAGTGAGAAGAAAGAATTAgccaaatttgatttgaaagttgATGGAAAAGATGGACTCAGAAAGAACAATTCGGGTTCAGAAGAAAGAAGTCTTGTTGTCAAGTCAACATTAAAAACTGCAGGAAAAGGAAGAATTTTACCAAGAACGTTTGAG CCTTCTAGTGCTTCCAGTTTAGATGCTTCAAAACAAGCAAATAGTCCCAAAGGGAAGAACAGCAGGATTGTCTCAGAAGTAAATGGGCGCAAAGAAGTCAAAGGGCACAGTTCTACAGGTCAAATCATAATTTTGAAATCCTCTTTTCGGCAGAATTCTGCTCCAACCAACAATATCAACAATATCGAGCCTCCACTCTCATCATTCAAGTTAGGAAAGAAGAGAACAAAATCTCCACGGAAACTGAACAGTCCAGATGTTGGTGTTACTAATACTGAAAAGAAAGCAGTAGACTCACTTCTACTGTTtctaaagaacaaaaaagagcaAAAGGGGAAATCTAAATTAGCTGCTATTGTTGGCGAGTCCAATCCAAACTTGTCTCCAAGGCCACAAAAGCAGAGCAAAAAAAGGGAGCATCAACAGAAGCAGAAAGCTAAGCGGGTTCTGGATGttgacaaagaaaagaaaagaaagcgtCAAACTTCACCAGGCGTTGAAGAAGCTAAAAAGTTAAAGAGCCTTCAAATTAGTCTAGCCAAATCATGTGCTAATACAACTGCAAGTACAAATGCGGAAGACCCTTCTGATACTAAATGCTTGTTCACCTGTGATTCAGTGACTCCAAGACCATGTCCAGAAGCCAGAGTCGTCTTGGATTTGGAGCGTTTGACGTTAGTGGATCTAAAAGCCATTGCAAAACAACAGAAGATTAGGGGATACAGTTCGCTCAAGAAATCTAAGCTTACAGAAGAACTGAGTTTGAAGCTGGTTAGAGGTGGTTGTACATAA
- the LOC131319231 gene encoding uncharacterized protein LOC131319231 isoform X1, with the protein MDWAVWDQTLDQDALGSNFIGRAWQGDFYFGSGIDVIEENALNEKSCIQVLQLLISRANAEILELEEDLIILQSQLAWADESWSETCSAALNGKIDCLDISLRSLENADVHGEHDFGGCLLSHSEPAEKIHQILQPLLENYFHQEHEQNEQTVNSVVSKDDLSLETENKDVAEKDKHALAIIKDLSSDTSGQETDESSEKKELAKFDLKVDGKDGLRKNNSGSEERSLVVKSTLKTAGKGRILPRTFEPSSASSLDASKQANSPKGKNSRIVSEVNGRKEVKGHSSTGQIIILKSSFRQNSAPTNNINNIEPPLSSFKLGKKRTKSPRKLNSPDVGVTNTEKKAVDSLLLFLKNKKEQKGKSKLAAIVGESNPNLSPRPQKQSKKREHQQKQKAKRVLDVDKEKKRKRQTSPGVEEAKKLKSLQISLAKSCANTTASTNAEDPSDTKCLFTCDSVTPRPCPEARVVLDLERLTLVDLKAIAKQQKIRGYSSLKKSKLTEELSLKLVRGGCT; encoded by the exons ATGGATTGGGCTGTTTGGGATCAAACACTTGATCAAG ATGCACTAGGGAGCAATTTTATTGGACGTGCATGGCAGGGTGACTTTTACTTTGGTTCTGGGATTG ATGTGATTGAAGAAAATGCTTTGAATGAGAAATCTTGTATACAAGTGCTACAGCTTTTGATATCCCGTGCAAATGCTGAAATTCTTGAACTTGAAGAAGATTTGATTATCCTTCAAAGCCAACTAGCATGGGCGGATGAATCATGGTCTGAAACATGCTCTGCTGCTTTGAATGGAAAAATTGACTGTCTAGATATTTCACTTCGGAGCCTGGAGAATGCAGATGTACATGGTGAGCATGATTTTGGTGGTTGTTTACTATCCCACAGCGAACCGGCGGAGAAAATACATCAAATACTACAGCCTTTACTTGAGAATTACTTTCATCAGGAGCATGAGCAG AATGAACAGACTGTGAACAGTGTTGTTTCAAAGGACGATCTGTCTTTGGAAACTGAAAATAAGGATGTAGCAGAGAAGGACAAG CATGCACTCGCTATCATCAAGGATTTGAGCTCAGATACTTCAGGACAAGAAACTGATGAATCAAGTGAGAAGAAAGAATTAgccaaatttgatttgaaagttgATGGAAAAGATGGACTCAGAAAGAACAATTCGGGTTCAGAAGAAAGAAGTCTTGTTGTCAAGTCAACATTAAAAACTGCAGGAAAAGGAAGAATTTTACCAAGAACGTTTGAG CCTTCTAGTGCTTCCAGTTTAGATGCTTCAAAACAAGCAAATAGTCCCAAAGGGAAGAACAGCAGGATTGTCTCAGAAGTAAATGGGCGCAAAGAAGTCAAAGGGCACAGTTCTACAGGTCAAATCATAATTTTGAAATCCTCTTTTCGGCAGAATTCTGCTCCAACCAACAATATCAACAATATCGAGCCTCCACTCTCATCATTCAAGTTAGGAAAGAAGAGAACAAAATCTCCACGGAAACTGAACAGTCCAGATGTTGGTGTTACTAATACTGAAAAGAAAGCAGTAGACTCACTTCTACTGTTtctaaagaacaaaaaagagcaAAAGGGGAAATCTAAATTAGCTGCTATTGTTGGCGAGTCCAATCCAAACTTGTCTCCAAGGCCACAAAAGCAGAGCAAAAAAAGGGAGCATCAACAGAAGCAGAAAGCTAAGCGGGTTCTGGATGttgacaaagaaaagaaaagaaagcgtCAAACTTCACCAGGCGTTGAAGAAGCTAAAAAGTTAAAGAGCCTTCAAATTAGTCTAGCCAAATCATGTGCTAATACAACTGCAAGTACAAATGCGGAAGACCCTTCTGATACTAAATGCTTGTTCACCTGTGATTCAGTGACTCCAAGACCATGTCCAGAAGCCAGAGTCGTCTTGGATTTGGAGCGTTTGACGTTAGTGGATCTAAAAGCCATTGCAAAACAACAGAAGATTAGGGGATACAGTTCGCTCAAGAAATCTAAGCTTACAGAAGAACTGAGTTTGAAGCTGGTTAGAGGTGGTTGTACATAA
- the LOC131319231 gene encoding uncharacterized protein LOC131319231 isoform X3 → MDWAVWDQTLDQDALGSNFIGRAWQGDFYFGSGIDVIEENALNEKSCIQVLQLLISRANAEILELEEDLIILQSQLAWADESWSETCSAALNGKIDCLDISLRSLENADVHGEHDFGGCLLSHSEPAEKIHQILQPLLENYFHQEHEQHALAIIKDLSSDTSGQETDESSEKKELAKFDLKVDGKDGLRKNNSGSEERSLVVKSTLKTAGKGRILPRTFEPSSASSLDASKQANSPKGKNSRIVSEVNGRKEVKGHSSTGQIIILKSSFRQNSAPTNNINNIEPPLSSFKLGKKRTKSPRKLNSPDVGVTNTEKKAVDSLLLFLKNKKEQKGKSKLAAIVGESNPNLSPRPQKQSKKREHQQKQKAKRVLDVDKEKKRKRQTSPGVEEAKKLKSLQISLAKSCANTTASTNAEDPSDTKCLFTCDSVTPRPCPEARVVLDLERLTLVDLKAIAKQQKIRGYSSLKKSKLTEELSLKLVRGGCT, encoded by the exons ATGGATTGGGCTGTTTGGGATCAAACACTTGATCAAG ATGCACTAGGGAGCAATTTTATTGGACGTGCATGGCAGGGTGACTTTTACTTTGGTTCTGGGATTG ATGTGATTGAAGAAAATGCTTTGAATGAGAAATCTTGTATACAAGTGCTACAGCTTTTGATATCCCGTGCAAATGCTGAAATTCTTGAACTTGAAGAAGATTTGATTATCCTTCAAAGCCAACTAGCATGGGCGGATGAATCATGGTCTGAAACATGCTCTGCTGCTTTGAATGGAAAAATTGACTGTCTAGATATTTCACTTCGGAGCCTGGAGAATGCAGATGTACATGGTGAGCATGATTTTGGTGGTTGTTTACTATCCCACAGCGAACCGGCGGAGAAAATACATCAAATACTACAGCCTTTACTTGAGAATTACTTTCATCAGGAGCATGAGCAG CATGCACTCGCTATCATCAAGGATTTGAGCTCAGATACTTCAGGACAAGAAACTGATGAATCAAGTGAGAAGAAAGAATTAgccaaatttgatttgaaagttgATGGAAAAGATGGACTCAGAAAGAACAATTCGGGTTCAGAAGAAAGAAGTCTTGTTGTCAAGTCAACATTAAAAACTGCAGGAAAAGGAAGAATTTTACCAAGAACGTTTGAG CCTTCTAGTGCTTCCAGTTTAGATGCTTCAAAACAAGCAAATAGTCCCAAAGGGAAGAACAGCAGGATTGTCTCAGAAGTAAATGGGCGCAAAGAAGTCAAAGGGCACAGTTCTACAGGTCAAATCATAATTTTGAAATCCTCTTTTCGGCAGAATTCTGCTCCAACCAACAATATCAACAATATCGAGCCTCCACTCTCATCATTCAAGTTAGGAAAGAAGAGAACAAAATCTCCACGGAAACTGAACAGTCCAGATGTTGGTGTTACTAATACTGAAAAGAAAGCAGTAGACTCACTTCTACTGTTtctaaagaacaaaaaagagcaAAAGGGGAAATCTAAATTAGCTGCTATTGTTGGCGAGTCCAATCCAAACTTGTCTCCAAGGCCACAAAAGCAGAGCAAAAAAAGGGAGCATCAACAGAAGCAGAAAGCTAAGCGGGTTCTGGATGttgacaaagaaaagaaaagaaagcgtCAAACTTCACCAGGCGTTGAAGAAGCTAAAAAGTTAAAGAGCCTTCAAATTAGTCTAGCCAAATCATGTGCTAATACAACTGCAAGTACAAATGCGGAAGACCCTTCTGATACTAAATGCTTGTTCACCTGTGATTCAGTGACTCCAAGACCATGTCCAGAAGCCAGAGTCGTCTTGGATTTGGAGCGTTTGACGTTAGTGGATCTAAAAGCCATTGCAAAACAACAGAAGATTAGGGGATACAGTTCGCTCAAGAAATCTAAGCTTACAGAAGAACTGAGTTTGAAGCTGGTTAGAGGTGGTTGTACATAA